In Anabaena sphaerica FACHB-251, a genomic segment contains:
- a CDS encoding glycosyltransferase family 4 protein: MKILFLDQSGKPGGAELCLLDIAKPYSNACLVGLFADGDFRKLLESNHIPVEVLATQALKVRKQSSLLTALASLGQLTPLIHKVVKRAKDYDLIYANTQKALVVGAVASFLARRPLVYHLHDILSTEHFSPTNLRVAITLINRFASLVIANSQSSKTAFIQAGGKPDIIEVVYNGFETKNYQISEVEIQELRQKLGLAEKFIVGHFSRLSPWKGQHILINALAECPENVTVILVGDALFGEHEYVKELHQKVTALGLEDRVKFLGFRADIPQLMSACDLITHTSIAPEPFGRVIVEAMLCGKPVVAAKAGGAIELVEDGMNGFLVTPNNPQELAQVINTCIQEKDKIKKIANHARINASQRFDVNIINQQIQELLEI, from the coding sequence ATGAAAATTTTGTTTTTAGACCAAAGTGGTAAACCTGGTGGTGCTGAGTTATGCTTACTAGATATCGCTAAACCCTACTCTAATGCTTGCTTGGTTGGTTTATTTGCAGATGGTGATTTTAGAAAGTTACTCGAAAGTAATCATATTCCTGTAGAAGTTTTAGCAACTCAAGCTCTTAAAGTTAGAAAACAAAGTAGTTTACTTACAGCATTAGCTAGTTTAGGACAACTCACACCTCTAATTCATAAAGTAGTTAAACGCGCAAAGGATTATGATTTAATTTACGCTAATACTCAAAAAGCTTTAGTTGTAGGTGCAGTCGCGAGTTTTTTAGCACGTCGTCCTTTGGTTTATCATTTACATGATATTCTGTCTACTGAACATTTTAGCCCAACCAATCTGCGGGTTGCTATTACTTTAATTAATCGTTTTGCATCTTTAGTAATTGCTAATTCCCAATCTAGTAAAACCGCATTTATCCAAGCTGGAGGTAAACCGGATATTATTGAAGTTGTCTACAACGGTTTTGAAACTAAAAATTATCAAATTTCTGAAGTTGAGATTCAGGAATTAAGACAAAAACTAGGGTTAGCAGAAAAATTTATAGTGGGACATTTTAGCCGTCTTTCTCCCTGGAAAGGACAGCATATTTTAATTAATGCTCTTGCGGAATGTCCAGAAAATGTGACGGTCATTTTAGTTGGTGATGCTTTATTTGGTGAACATGAATATGTAAAAGAATTACACCAAAAAGTAACTGCATTAGGTTTAGAAGACAGAGTTAAGTTTTTGGGTTTTCGTGCTGATATTCCCCAATTAATGTCAGCTTGTGATTTAATTACTCATACATCAATCGCACCTGAACCTTTTGGTAGAGTTATTGTTGAAGCGATGCTGTGCGGTAAACCTGTGGTTGCTGCTAAAGCTGGGGGTGCAATAGAGTTAGTTGAAGATGGTATGAATGGTTTTTTAGTGACCCCAAATAATCCCCAGGAATTAGCGCAGGTAATTAATACTTGTATTCAGGAAAAAGACAAGATTAAAAAAATCGCTAATCATGCTAGAATTAATGCTAGTCAACGGTTTGATGTGAATATTATTAATCAGCAAATTCAAGAATTGTTAGAAATATGA
- a CDS encoding glycosyltransferase family 4 protein — MLGTGWFPKTPGGLERYIYELTHKLAINQDQIELCGVGLPDEKNTHIKLNNLGSPDSRIWERLWSIRTNFQKTRLNKPDAINLHFALYSFPILDLLPKGVPITFNFHGPWGSESKEEVVDKKLSIWIKQQLIEKNTYNRCDRFIVLSKAFGNILHQEYQVPWSKIHIIPGGVDINHFQNNLSRLDARTKLGWPTDRPILFTSRRLVHRMGIDKLLQALAIIKPKIPDIWLAIAGRGHIQILLQQQVIELGLENNVKFLGFLPDEQLPIAYQAADLTVMPSQSFEGFGLAIVESLACGTPVLCTPVGGMPEILQGFTPDLITNSTTADSIAENLEEVMLGKIALPSREECRNYTVQNYDWTNISQKVRQVILAEKN; from the coding sequence ATGTTGGGGACAGGTTGGTTTCCCAAAACTCCAGGAGGGTTGGAAAGGTATATTTATGAACTAACTCATAAATTAGCTATAAATCAAGACCAGATAGAGTTATGTGGAGTTGGTTTACCAGATGAAAAGAATACACATATTAAGTTAAATAATTTAGGATCTCCAGATAGTCGTATTTGGGAAAGATTGTGGTCAATTCGTACTAACTTCCAGAAAACGAGATTAAATAAACCTGACGCTATTAATCTGCATTTTGCATTATATAGCTTTCCCATTTTGGATCTTTTACCTAAAGGAGTACCAATTACTTTTAATTTTCATGGTCCTTGGGGTTCTGAAAGTAAAGAAGAAGTAGTAGATAAGAAACTGAGTATTTGGATAAAGCAGCAACTGATAGAAAAAAACACTTATAATCGATGCGATCGCTTTATCGTTCTCAGCAAAGCTTTTGGTAATATCTTACATCAAGAATATCAAGTTCCCTGGAGTAAAATTCATATTATCCCCGGTGGAGTAGATATTAATCACTTTCAAAATAACTTATCCCGTCTGGATGCGAGAACAAAACTAGGGTGGCCAACTGACCGACCGATATTATTTACCTCCCGTCGTCTAGTTCATCGTATGGGAATTGACAAATTATTACAAGCACTAGCAATAATTAAACCAAAAATTCCTGATATTTGGTTAGCTATTGCCGGACGTGGACATATCCAAATTTTACTGCAACAACAAGTTATAGAACTAGGACTAGAAAACAACGTTAAATTCTTAGGTTTTTTACCTGATGAACAGTTACCAATTGCTTACCAAGCTGCTGATTTAACGGTAATGCCTAGTCAATCTTTTGAAGGTTTTGGGTTAGCAATTGTTGAATCTTTAGCCTGTGGTACTCCGGTTTTATGTACACCTGTGGGGGGAATGCCAGAAATTTTACAGGGCTTTACACCAGATTTAATTACTAATTCTACCACTGCTGATAGTATTGCCGAAAACTTAGAGGAAGTAATGTTAGGTAAAATTGCTTTACCTTCTAGAGAAGAATGTCGTAATTACACAGTTCAAAATTATGATTGGACTAATATTTCTCAAAAAGTACGGCAAGTTATTTTAGCTGAAAAAAATTGA
- a CDS encoding PIG-L deacetylase family protein gives MQKTTLMKIQKLIPINLLNPIQYIHASLLSQWILNWGSQPLKFSEASAMVFSPHQDDETLGCGGMIARKREQGITVAVTFLTDGRGSHGSVPNIQDQIIQIRKQESLKALGILGVASSEIHFLDKQDGSLPDLNTSERQQTIAHISELLKRYQPGEVYVPHRKDCHKDHEATYYLVKEAIAESGIQVELLQYPIWVFWRAPLFILLKLKDIRSAYRLSITSVQEKKKIAIAAYPSQIQTLPRGFIKRFLHSEEIFFKAES, from the coding sequence ATGCAGAAAACCACCTTGATGAAAATACAAAAACTAATCCCCATAAATTTGTTAAATCCAATTCAGTATATCCATGCCAGTTTACTTTCACAATGGATTTTAAATTGGGGAAGTCAACCGCTAAAATTTAGTGAAGCATCAGCAATGGTTTTTTCTCCTCATCAAGATGATGAAACTTTGGGTTGTGGTGGGATGATCGCCCGAAAACGGGAACAAGGAATAACAGTAGCTGTAACTTTTTTAACCGATGGACGTGGTTCGCATGGTTCAGTTCCAAATATTCAAGATCAAATCATTCAAATTCGTAAACAAGAGTCTTTAAAGGCATTAGGAATTTTGGGAGTAGCATCTTCAGAAATTCACTTTTTGGATAAGCAGGATGGGAGTTTGCCAGATTTAAACACATCAGAAAGACAACAGACAATAGCTCACATTTCTGAACTGTTAAAGCGTTATCAACCAGGAGAAGTTTACGTTCCTCACCGTAAAGATTGTCATAAAGATCATGAAGCTACATATTACTTAGTTAAAGAGGCGATCGCCGAAAGTGGAATTCAAGTAGAACTATTACAATATCCTATCTGGGTATTCTGGAGAGCGCCCTTATTTATCCTCTTGAAGTTAAAGGATATTAGATCAGCATATCGGTTGTCAATTACCTCAGTGCAAGAGAAGAAAAAAATAGCGATCGCTGCCTACCCTTCCCAAATACAAACCTTACCTCGTGGCTTTATCAAGCGATTTTTACATTCAGAAGAAATATTCTTTAAAGCTGAATCTTAG
- a CDS encoding glycosyltransferase family 4 protein has translation MRILHITNHVQKIGNGIVNVAVDLACLQAKKGLHVAVASSGGEYETLLANHGIDHFQLNQSRTPANMIKAAWRYREIIKKFQPDIVHAHMMTGVVLAGILRNSHEYSLVSTVHNEFQRSAVLMGLADRVIAVSHAVADSMIRRGIPAQKLRVVANGTLDSPRHRKIQDYQPLPLHHPAITTVAGMYTRKGIGDLIEAFRHIAKDFPQAHLYLVGDGPDRAMFESMVKTCGRLRQRIHFEGFQPEPQRYMLSTDIFVLASHCESFGLVLTEAREAGCAIVASDVDGIPETLDHRQAGILVPPKDSQTLANALAQLLSDAKQLQKWKFRAKQNLERFSSVRVNEETLTVYRELTKTYKVIPAIKTRELVVGK, from the coding sequence ATGCGAATTTTACACATTACAAACCATGTCCAAAAAATCGGTAACGGAATTGTCAATGTTGCAGTAGACTTAGCTTGTTTACAAGCGAAAAAAGGTCTTCATGTTGCTGTTGCATCATCAGGTGGAGAATACGAAACATTATTAGCAAATCATGGTATTGACCACTTTCAACTCAATCAATCACGCACACCAGCCAACATGATCAAAGCAGCTTGGCGTTATCGAGAAATTATCAAAAAGTTTCAACCAGATATTGTTCATGCCCACATGATGACAGGAGTTGTACTCGCAGGAATTCTCAGAAATAGTCATGAATATAGTTTAGTTTCCACCGTACACAATGAATTCCAACGTAGTGCAGTATTAATGGGATTAGCAGATCGAGTAATTGCAGTTAGTCATGCAGTAGCTGATTCCATGATCCGTCGTGGTATCCCAGCCCAAAAATTGCGCGTAGTTGCAAACGGCACTTTAGACAGTCCTCGACATAGAAAAATTCAAGATTACCAACCACTACCACTGCATCACCCAGCCATCACCACAGTAGCCGGGATGTATACCCGCAAAGGTATTGGAGATTTAATTGAAGCATTCCGCCACATTGCTAAAGATTTTCCCCAAGCCCATCTTTATTTAGTAGGAGATGGACCTGATCGTGCTATGTTTGAGAGCATGGTTAAAACCTGCGGAAGACTACGCCAACGCATTCATTTTGAAGGTTTCCAGCCAGAACCCCAACGGTATATGTTATCAACAGATATCTTCGTTCTCGCTTCACACTGCGAATCCTTTGGTTTGGTGTTAACAGAAGCACGAGAAGCCGGTTGTGCAATTGTAGCTAGTGATGTAGACGGCATTCCTGAGACTTTGGATCATCGTCAGGCTGGTATCCTCGTACCACCCAAAGATAGCCAAACCTTGGCTAATGCTTTAGCCCAATTACTCAGTGATGCTAAACAATTGCAAAAGTGGAAATTCCGCGCCAAACAAAACCTAGAAAGATTTAGTTCCGTGCGAGTAAATGAAGAAACATTGACTGTATACCGTGAGTTAACCAAGACATATAAAGTCATCCCAGCCATTAAAACCAGAGAATTAGTAGTAGGTAAATAG
- a CDS encoding aspartoacylase: MNQINRAAIVGGSHGNELIGVYLVKKFQKYPHLIKRANFETLSLLGNPKAIAARRRYIDRDLNRCFTENNLTTDITSSYEELRAKEIQQILRPQNQEFVDVIIDLHTTTANMGLCIILGNMHPLLLGLAANISAINPLVKVYSHQQPRNSGFLRSLSELGFAIEVGAVAQGVLSAELFKQTEQLVYAVLDYFEECNQGKIPPTHNTLTLYQSIGAVDYPRNEDGEIQAMIHPQLQFRDYEPLHPGEPIFLTFEDEEIFYEGESTVYPIFINEAAYYEKGIAMYLSQKEVIHTI, from the coding sequence ATGAATCAAATCAACCGGGCGGCAATTGTGGGGGGAAGCCACGGTAATGAATTAATAGGAGTTTATCTAGTCAAAAAGTTTCAGAAATATCCACATTTAATCAAAAGAGCCAATTTTGAAACATTGTCATTACTTGGTAATCCCAAAGCCATTGCGGCTAGAAGAAGATACATTGATAGAGATTTAAATCGTTGTTTTACTGAAAACAATTTAACAACTGACATAACTTCTAGTTATGAAGAATTAAGAGCCAAAGAAATTCAACAAATCTTGCGACCACAAAATCAGGAATTTGTAGATGTAATCATTGATTTACATACGACTACTGCCAACATGGGATTATGTATTATTCTGGGAAATATGCACCCATTACTACTTGGTTTGGCGGCTAATATAAGTGCGATTAATCCTTTGGTAAAAGTCTATAGTCATCAACAACCTAGAAACAGTGGTTTTCTCCGTTCTTTAAGTGAATTAGGTTTTGCTATAGAAGTTGGTGCTGTCGCCCAAGGTGTTTTAAGTGCGGAATTATTTAAACAAACAGAGCAACTTGTTTATGCTGTGTTGGACTATTTTGAAGAGTGTAACCAAGGTAAAATTCCGCCAACTCACAACACGCTAACACTTTATCAATCTATTGGTGCGGTTGATTACCCTAGAAATGAAGACGGGGAAATTCAAGCTATGATTCACCCCCAACTTCAATTTAGGGATTATGAACCTCTACATCCAGGTGAGCCAATTTTTCTCACTTTTGAAGACGAAGAAATTTTTTATGAGGGAGAGTCTACTGTTTATCCCATTTTTATCAATGAAGCAGCTTATTATGAGAAAGGAATTGCTATGTATCTCAGCCAAAAGGAAGTGATTCATACTATATAG
- a CDS encoding O-antigen ligase domain-containing protein has translation MISKQILFNSFLQSNFSPKQRAAESWIVILGFILLIATCYFGGAANLLRLVFPATSLVVAIFLYLRHPLLYIGFTWWIWFLTPLLTRLVDYRVGWDPTRQMLIAPYLVVFVTIATFIKHLPRAVHQGGLPFILGFMGVFYGFLVGIIFNQPIPVIRGFLDWLSPIIFAFHLFMNWRDYPSYRQHIQRVFLWCVLIVGAYGIYQFVVAPEWDRYWLIESKMFTSAGNPVPFGMRVWSTLHSSGPFGSVMQAGLLLLFTSSGPLIFPASATGYLSFLLSQVRTSWGGWFLGIIIILGSVKARIQMRLIMIILVMAMCVVPLVTIEPISKVVTTRLESFSNLEKDTSFQDRSKSYDRNLNLALSTGLGNGLGNIWKVNEKTGQIEVIVIDSGILDMFFTLGWFGAIPYIGGLVLMLVSVSQYTESRFDSFVSAARAIGISSCAQLIIYSGMLSVAGMIMWGFLAMAMAAHKYYQHQEMKM, from the coding sequence GTGATTTCCAAACAAATACTTTTCAATAGTTTTTTACAATCAAATTTTTCTCCAAAACAAAGAGCAGCCGAGAGTTGGATAGTCATCTTAGGCTTCATATTGCTAATAGCAACTTGCTATTTTGGCGGTGCTGCTAACTTGTTACGCCTAGTTTTTCCCGCCACCTCTTTGGTGGTAGCAATATTTTTATACTTGCGTCATCCTCTTCTTTACATCGGCTTCACTTGGTGGATCTGGTTTCTCACACCCTTACTGACTCGTTTAGTTGATTATCGAGTTGGTTGGGACCCCACCCGTCAAATGCTGATTGCACCTTATTTAGTGGTATTTGTAACCATCGCCACTTTTATCAAACACTTACCTCGTGCTGTTCATCAAGGCGGTTTACCTTTTATTTTGGGTTTCATGGGCGTATTTTATGGTTTTTTGGTAGGGATAATTTTTAATCAACCAATTCCAGTTATACGCGGTTTTTTAGACTGGTTGAGTCCCATTATCTTCGCTTTTCACTTATTTATGAATTGGCGAGATTATCCCAGTTATCGTCAGCACATTCAGCGGGTATTTTTATGGTGTGTTTTAATAGTAGGAGCTTATGGCATATATCAATTTGTAGTGGCTCCTGAGTGGGACAGATACTGGCTAATAGAATCAAAAATGTTTACCAGTGCGGGAAATCCTGTACCTTTTGGCATGAGAGTTTGGAGTACACTGCACTCATCTGGTCCATTTGGTTCGGTTATGCAGGCTGGTTTGTTGTTATTATTTACCAGTTCTGGTCCATTAATTTTTCCTGCCTCAGCAACTGGGTATTTGTCATTTTTGCTTTCGCAAGTCCGTACTAGTTGGGGAGGCTGGTTTTTAGGGATAATTATAATTCTCGGTTCAGTTAAGGCGCGGATTCAAATGCGCTTAATTATGATCATTTTAGTCATGGCTATGTGTGTAGTACCATTGGTGACTATTGAACCTATCTCTAAAGTTGTTACTACTCGCTTGGAAAGTTTTTCTAATCTGGAAAAGGATACTAGTTTTCAGGATAGATCCAAATCTTATGATCGAAATCTTAATTTAGCCCTTTCTACTGGTCTCGGTAATGGGTTAGGAAATATCTGGAAGGTGAATGAAAAAACTGGACAAATCGAAGTTATTGTCATTGACAGTGGCATTTTAGATATGTTTTTTACTTTGGGTTGGTTCGGTGCTATACCCTATATTGGCGGTTTGGTCTTGATGCTTGTCAGTGTTAGTCAGTATACTGAAAGTCGGTTTGATAGTTTTGTCAGTGCGGCTCGTGCTATTGGTATCAGTTCCTGCGCTCAGTTAATTATCTATAGTGGGATGTTAAGTGTGGCAGGTATGATTATGTGGGGTTTTTTGGCTATGGCTATGGCAGCACATAAATACTATCAGCATCAGGAAATGAAGATGTAG
- a CDS encoding glycosyltransferase, with amino-acid sequence MRNTVLIPTYRRPQDLSRCLTALQAQTKPVDQVIVVVRDTDTETWQFLNQFPAHNLPLQIVTVTKSGVVAALNTGLAAVEGDIVSITDDDAAPHPDWLEKITAHFQSDGCIGGVGGRDWIHQGEKIEDGSCSIVGRLQWFGRVIGNHHLGVGKPREVDVLKGVNMSFRTQAMGKLRFDERMRGTGAQVHFEMAFTLSLKRAGWKIIYDPNVAVDHYPAQRFDEDQRQHFNEIAFTNLVHNETLVLLEHLPLPRRIVFLFWAILIGTRESLGLVQWLRFFPSQGKIVNKKLQASWRGRWQGWQTNKFTIHNS; translated from the coding sequence ATGAGGAATACAGTTCTCATCCCCACCTATCGCCGTCCTCAAGACCTATCACGCTGCCTTACCGCACTGCAAGCCCAAACTAAACCAGTTGATCAGGTAATTGTGGTAGTCCGGGATACAGATACAGAAACTTGGCAATTCTTGAACCAATTTCCTGCCCACAACCTACCATTGCAGATTGTAACAGTGACAAAATCGGGAGTAGTAGCGGCTCTCAACACCGGACTAGCAGCAGTAGAAGGAGACATCGTTTCTATCACTGATGATGATGCTGCCCCACATCCTGATTGGTTAGAAAAAATCACTGCTCATTTTCAAAGCGATGGTTGCATAGGTGGTGTGGGTGGACGTGACTGGATACACCAAGGCGAGAAGATAGAAGACGGCTCTTGTTCAATTGTGGGGCGTTTACAGTGGTTTGGGCGAGTAATTGGCAATCATCATTTAGGGGTGGGAAAACCTCGTGAAGTGGATGTCCTTAAGGGTGTAAATATGAGTTTTCGCACCCAAGCAATGGGGAAATTACGATTTGATGAAAGGATGCGAGGTACTGGCGCTCAGGTACATTTTGAAATGGCATTTACCCTTTCTCTCAAGCGAGCAGGTTGGAAAATTATTTATGATCCCAACGTTGCCGTAGATCACTATCCTGCCCAACGTTTTGATGAAGACCAGCGCCAACACTTTAACGAAATTGCTTTTACTAACTTAGTCCATAACGAAACTCTAGTTTTATTAGAACATCTACCACTGCCACGCCGAATTGTCTTTTTATTCTGGGCAATATTAATTGGCACAAGGGAAAGTTTAGGACTAGTTCAATGGCTCAGATTTTTCCCCAGCCAAGGCAAAATAGTCAATAAAAAGTTACAAGCATCTTGGCGGGGACGTTGGCAAGGATGGCAAACAAATAAATTCACAATTCATAATTCTTAA
- a CDS encoding glycosyltransferase, whose product MKLCIVTHKIQKGDGQGRVNYEVVLEAIRRGHHLTLLASEIAPELEQHSLVNWISIPVNQYPSEFIRNFIFAKKSGEWLRQHRGEIDLIKVNGAITRGTADVNAVHFVHGSWWHSPSHISRQRRDLYGLYQWLYTAINAYVEKQAFQQTKIVIAVSTKVAEELVNIGVPRDKIRVIVNGVDLQEFYPGATSRQKLGLPENVTLALFAGDIRTTRKNLDTVLQALVKVPNLHLAVVGTTEGSPFPELANSLGISERVHFLGYRRDIAEIMRAVDFFVFPSRYEACSLVLLEALASGLPIITAAATGGAELVTAEAGIILPDTDDIDALAAALFSLQDDSLCQQMSKAARTVAEQHSWTTMAQTYLDLFAELITNEEYSSHPHLSPSSRPITLPYRTASPN is encoded by the coding sequence GTGAAACTTTGCATTGTTACCCATAAAATTCAAAAAGGGGATGGTCAGGGACGAGTCAACTATGAAGTTGTTCTAGAAGCAATTCGTCGTGGTCATCATTTAACATTGTTGGCCAGTGAAATAGCACCAGAACTAGAACAACATAGCTTGGTAAATTGGATTTCAATCCCCGTAAATCAATATCCTAGTGAATTTATTCGCAATTTCATATTTGCTAAAAAAAGTGGTGAGTGGTTGCGACAACATCGGGGTGAAATTGATTTAATTAAAGTCAATGGTGCAATTACTAGAGGCACTGCTGATGTGAATGCTGTGCATTTTGTTCATGGTTCATGGTGGCATTCACCTTCACATATTTCCCGGCAACGTCGAGATTTATATGGTTTATATCAGTGGCTGTACACTGCCATCAATGCCTATGTGGAAAAACAAGCATTCCAACAAACCAAAATTGTGATTGCTGTATCTACAAAAGTAGCTGAGGAATTAGTTAATATTGGTGTACCCCGTGATAAAATTCGCGTTATTGTCAATGGAGTTGACTTACAAGAGTTTTATCCTGGTGCGACTTCTCGGCAAAAATTGGGTTTACCAGAAAATGTGACTTTGGCACTGTTTGCTGGAGATATTCGCACAACTAGAAAAAACTTAGATACAGTCCTGCAAGCTTTAGTAAAAGTTCCTAATTTACATCTAGCAGTAGTAGGAACAACAGAAGGTAGTCCCTTTCCAGAATTAGCAAATAGTTTGGGCATAAGTGAACGAGTACATTTTCTCGGATATCGACGGGATATAGCCGAGATTATGCGGGCTGTAGATTTTTTTGTTTTTCCTTCCCGATATGAAGCTTGCAGTCTTGTTTTGTTAGAAGCATTGGCTTCAGGATTACCCATAATCACTGCCGCTGCTACAGGAGGTGCAGAATTAGTCACAGCAGAAGCGGGAATTATTTTACCTGATACAGACGACATAGATGCTTTGGCGGCTGCCTTGTTCTCTTTACAAGACGATTCACTATGTCAGCAAATGAGTAAAGCGGCTCGCACCGTTGCTGAACAACATAGCTGGACGACTATGGCACAAACCTATTTAGATTTATTTGCAGAGTTAATCACAAATGAGGAATACAGTTCTCATCCCCACCTATCGCCGTCCTCAAGACCTATCACGCTGCCTTACCGCACTGCAAGCCCAAACTAA
- a CDS encoding glycosyltransferase family 2 protein yields MSINAKVPEPLVSVIIPTYNRPEYLKQAITSAVQQTYQNIEIIVSDNCSPENLQTLVESFADPRIKFWRHPENVGMLNNQMNAFKMAQGKYVASLHDDDMWNQDFLAKILPPLEANPNLILAFCDQYIIDAQSQINHAATEENSRSYQRDQIASGIHRNFQKIGLVDKSIPTAAACVIRNGLINWDSISSEVGGMWDLYLTYLCCISGYSVYYYPEKLTYYREHEQTDTMLSGRRNIQAKIRKAKSEIFCYKIFMEDMRLHEFHSHFRKLWLEAHTTLGIGLMLDQQSTAARSYFWQALQEQKFNLRTLTALTLSFTPQILTKKLLGVA; encoded by the coding sequence ATGTCTATCAATGCTAAAGTACCCGAACCTCTAGTTAGCGTTATCATCCCTACTTATAATCGCCCAGAATACCTCAAACAAGCAATTACTAGCGCAGTTCAACAAACTTACCAAAACATTGAAATTATCGTTTCTGATAATTGTAGTCCAGAAAACCTTCAAACTTTAGTAGAATCTTTTGCTGATCCACGCATCAAATTTTGGCGACATCCAGAAAATGTCGGGATGCTAAATAATCAGATGAATGCCTTCAAAATGGCACAAGGAAAATATGTGGCTAGTCTCCATGATGATGATATGTGGAATCAAGATTTTCTAGCAAAAATTTTGCCGCCACTAGAAGCAAATCCCAACTTAATTCTGGCTTTTTGTGACCAATATATTATTGATGCTCAAAGTCAAATTAATCATGCTGCTACTGAAGAAAATTCCCGCAGTTATCAGCGTGATCAAATCGCCTCAGGAATTCATAGAAATTTCCAAAAAATTGGCTTAGTTGATAAAAGTATACCTACAGCAGCAGCTTGTGTAATTCGTAATGGTTTGATTAATTGGGATAGCATTTCCTCAGAAGTTGGGGGAATGTGGGATTTATATTTAACTTACTTGTGTTGTATATCAGGGTATAGTGTGTACTATTATCCAGAAAAATTGACCTATTATCGTGAGCATGAGCAAACCGATACCATGCTCAGTGGTAGACGCAATATACAAGCAAAAATTCGCAAAGCTAAAAGTGAAATTTTTTGTTACAAAATTTTTATGGAAGATATGCGTTTACACGAATTTCATTCACACTTTAGAAAACTATGGTTAGAAGCACATACAACTTTAGGAATTGGCTTGATGCTAGATCAACAAAGTACAGCAGCACGTTCTTATTTTTGGCAAGCCTTACAGGAACAAAAATTCAATTTGCGGACTTTAACAGCACTTACTCTCAGTTTTACCCCGCAAATATTAACTAAGAAATTACTAGGTGTTGCCTAA
- a CDS encoding glycosyltransferase: MHENIIYQEKIYHCSGIDIRGNGGMETYISSLINFPMNGVIKTHMNSVKNLDQSQCKLLHLHDPELLLELTGECPAVFTLHNHCTYCPSGTKYLADRQKQCDRNMHLLGCAWGHLVDGCGSRRPQRIFENLRNTYNFLSTAKKINIPVIANSNYVREQIISNGLLPDQVITLHCGVRDPQYTTTSLTKEIHQNQRILFVGRIVPDKGIEWLLKALAKTDTRIHLDIAGEGWIKPNMEKLAEKMGLSDRITWHGWCHKEKLETLYQQCLAVIFPSLWPEPAGLVTLEAYARYRPVIASAVGGIPEYVQDGQTGILVPANHSQKLADAINELATNYHKSRLMGEQGRDWFEQEFTLDIHIQRLEEIYAKTIADFRSI; the protein is encoded by the coding sequence ATACATGAAAACATAATTTATCAGGAAAAAATATATCACTGTTCTGGTATTGATATCAGGGGAAATGGGGGGATGGAAACCTACATATCTTCTTTGATCAATTTTCCCATGAATGGAGTGATCAAGACCCATATGAATTCTGTTAAGAATTTAGACCAAAGTCAATGTAAGTTACTCCACCTTCACGATCCAGAATTATTATTAGAATTGACTGGCGAATGTCCAGCAGTCTTTACACTGCATAATCACTGTACATACTGTCCCAGTGGCACAAAATATTTAGCAGATCGCCAAAAACAGTGCGATCGCAATATGCACCTATTAGGTTGTGCTTGGGGACATTTGGTAGATGGTTGTGGTAGTCGCAGACCACAAAGAATATTTGAGAATTTGCGGAATACCTATAATTTTCTTAGCACTGCCAAAAAAATCAACATTCCTGTAATTGCTAATAGTAATTATGTACGAGAGCAAATTATTAGTAATGGTTTATTACCCGACCAAGTAATTACGCTTCACTGCGGTGTGCGAGACCCTCAATATACCACCACATCTTTAACTAAAGAAATACATCAAAATCAGCGAATTTTGTTTGTTGGTAGAATTGTTCCCGATAAAGGAATTGAATGGTTGCTCAAAGCTTTAGCAAAGACTGACACCCGCATTCATCTTGATATTGCTGGTGAAGGTTGGATTAAACCCAACATGGAAAAATTAGCTGAAAAAATGGGTTTGAGCGATCGCATTACATGGCATGGTTGGTGTCATAAAGAAAAACTAGAAACACTTTATCAACAGTGTTTAGCTGTAATTTTTCCTAGTCTCTGGCCAGAACCTGCCGGTTTAGTAACTTTAGAAGCCTATGCTCGTTATCGTCCTGTAATTGCCAGTGCTGTTGGTGGAATTCCTGAATATGTGCAAGATGGTCAAACAGGAATCCTTGTACCAGCTAATCATAGTCAAAAATTGGCAGATGCCATCAACGAACTAGCCACAAACTATCATAAAAGCCGATTGATGGGTGAACAAGGTCGGGATTGGTTTGAGCAAGAATTTACTCTTGATATTCACATTCAGCGATTGGAAGAAATTTATGCCAAAACCATTGCTGATTTTAGGTCTATTTAA